The genomic interval actgagcttgcttaaaaaaaagctaaacagtttcaaaagtgaaaacatttgtgGGTAGTGTGTTAAAGTGTGTAGTGCAGGGGTCAGCTGACCATGGCCATGGCAGTCGTGATCATACTTCCTCCAGATCCACCAATCACCAGGATCTTCTCCCTGTCTTTCGTGTATAGGATAGCAGGGGCCATGGAGGACGGAGGCTGCTCTCCTATAGAAACACAGCAGTCAGTCCCAATCCctaaccccccctccccacacacacacacacacatatcttagtcccaatccctaacccccccacacacatcttAGTCCCAATCCCTAACCCCCCCCACATGAACCCCAACCATagcccccccaaccccaacatGAAATCTAAATTTAACCCTTAATCAAACAAACCATTAAGCCAAACCGtagcccccaccccaaccccttGACCCATAACCTTTAAATCGCAACCCCCAGCACTTGACTCCTAAGCCATAACGTAACCGTAAACAGAGATCTGAGCGAGTCAGAAAAGCAGAGTGACCGAGCATGAGCGCCTCACCGGCTGCCAGAGAATCAGCTCTGCCACAGAAGTCAGCCAGCTCATTGTTCATGATGATGCCTGTCCTGCGCGAGTACACAGCCGACCCGAaactgcgcgcacacacacacacacacacacacacacacacacacaaaagcaggacCCACATCACATAATAGAAGCTAATGATGCTTATAACAGAAGGTGGAGTGTGGCATGtagtgtggtggtggggtgcGGCAGAGGCAGGCAGTGTTTAGTGAGCAGACTGAGCAGCAGCACCCACATATGATTGATGGTGCTGGTGACGGAAACCGCAGAGCCGTCTTCTGCAAGGACAGAGACGTGTGTGGTCCCCAGGTGATCGGCCCCGGGAGTGACGTTGTAGTAGGAGGCTGGGTGTGTGGACTCACTGCTGATCAACGCCCTGACACGGTCAGCAAAGCTCGTCTCGAAAAGGTACGCTACCTgagaagtgcaaaaaaaaaaaaaaaattaaaataaagacagGATGTTAGAATTCAAAAGCAACATTCCTTCAGTGTGAAAgtagaaaacaaaaccagggcTGGATGCTCAGGGCGAAACAGAAAACGAGTAAACCCAACAGTACATGACGGAGCGTATGCACAAGATAACACAAAGACCTGcacaacacaaatacacaaagaaagaaagactgtAGATAAAATGgtataaaagttaaaaaaaaaagaaaaaaaaaaagaaaaaaggtagtGTAGATGTGTGAGGCTGTGCAAATGCGTGTGTGAACAAAGAGGTAGTGAGCTCTAAGGAAACTCACCCCCATagtaacagcaaaaaaaagtaaTCATTAATAATGACAATTATTCTAGTCATGTACAGCAGGTGCTGCTCTGCTCATGAAAATGAGGGCTGCTGGATTATCACTAATCTGAGATGAGGGCTACTGGATTATAAGATTTGTTAATTTTCAGTTGTTTGACAACGGGCCATGTGTGACTGACAAACTTCAGGTCTGAGGAAGAGAAACTTATGaagcatctaaaaaaaaaaaaaaagaatttctgaCTAGACTGAGAATATTGGGGTATAGTCTGGAAATGTTTGGGTCAAATTCTTTAGTCTGAAGAAACTACTAATGTTGCAGTGCTAACAGCAGAAGCAACTAGTGTTTACTGCGgtagcagcactgctgttggCGGCCGGCAGCTGCATCTTCAGCTCGTCATCAATCTGGCAACAAGTCGGGTTCAATAGTAGAAGGGACCAGAAGGCACTGTGGGGGGGTTGGCTCACATTTTCAGAGTGGTAGGAGGGGTCTCTTATCTTCCTCCTTTGTCCATTTGCAAACTTTGCTGCCTCTATGTAGCGGTGCAGAGTCAGGTTCTTGTGCTTCCCGTGTATGGATGCTGGCATCAGGTTAAATCCTGTGGATGACAAAGCCTCAGCTCAGGTGTGAGAACACCTTTAAAGAGACAAATGGGATTGCAATACACTAATCTTTTTGACTACGATTTTGTAACAGTTTCATTACTCCAGTGCGCCTCAGTAAGAGTCAGACGAACCCTTCATGATGTTGAGGATAAAGCTGAGCAaagctccccctgctggtagAGGAGGAACATGCATCGTATAGTCTCCCAGCGGAACAGCCTGTGAATTGGTCACTCGGACCTGAAAAGAACTCAGGTCCTCCAACGACAGAGATCCACctgagacacacagaaacactgaggACCTTTGCTGATTTTATCACTTCATATATGCAtttcatacatccacacacacacacacacacacacacacacacacacacacacacacacacacacacacacactacctgctcCTTCTATGTCACTAATCAGGTCGTGTGCGATTTTCCCAGTGTAAAAGGCCTCTGCTCCATGTCTAGCAATGGTTTCCAAGGTCTCAGCAAGCTTTGGGTACCTGAGTGTGTCCCCTGGCCTGAGAACCGTCTTATTACGGCATAGCACTTCActaggacagagagaaggaaccGATGTTTCTGTTTAGGACACCCAACACAGCATCTCTCAACACACTTATACATCCCACAAAAcctcatgcatgtgtgcgtgcgcgcactgTACCACAGTGACGTGTTCTCCACCAGGGATTTAATCAACGAATACTGTAGGAGTTGTCCCAGGTACTCTGGCATGGGGAAGCCGTCTCGTGCCAGCTTCACGCTGGGCTCCACCAACTGAGCCCATGGTAGCTTCCCATAGAGCATGTGGGCTTTGGCGTAGCCCTTCATCTCCCCGGGAACACCTATCCATTCACTACCTGGACACAGCAGAAGGGACATGGCGTCAACGTCCCCGCGCGGGACCGCAGTCTCCTTTGACCTCACGCTTAATGAAACTAGAGTcttcattttgaaaacaattCCCATCACGGCATGACAGAACAGTGATATTTAAGCATCCAACTCGCCCACATCTGTAGAACAGCTGCAGAACTGATGGGGCTGGGACAAAGCTGGCGATTGGAAACCCAGCATAAATATTAGCTAATGTTTCAGTAAACTTGAAGCTTGTAGGAGATTAGATGAAGCACACTTCCTGTAAGGAGAGGGAACACTTCCTATCTTGGCCTGTGCCTGAGCCTTCTCCCCACCGTAGTGTGGTGTTCAGCCTCTGCTTCACTCTCCTTTGCTCCTTAGTGAGACACTACAGAATATCCTGATGACCATCTTATAGGACCAGTGAAAGATATTCCTACTGCCAGGACATCATGACTGGCACATTAAACATTATTGAGTGATTTCCCAGACAAACCGGGCAGTAACTTGAAGCCAGTGGGACAGTTCTTCAGAAGATCCTGTTTGAAGTGCTTAGGAACCGTCTCTCTTGAGCTGATCACCGTCACCTTACCTGGAAAAGGAAGCAGAGCAGCTCAGATGTTAGCaggtcaccatgacaaccagtcTTGATGTCTCAGATGTGCTCCAGGTTAGTTATATCACCAAAACAAATCTACCAAAAACGACCAAAGCCATAACCGTCACTCAGAAATAACTACCACAGCTGCCAGAACAGGCAGGTTTCACGAAGCATACTGGGCCAGAATTACTTTAACAAAAACCCAGATGCCACGCCCTGTGGGTGAAGAACAAGGCTTTGGTTGCCAAACAGCCAGTAGGCGAGACGGAATACGAGTGGCTCATCTTGCGACGCATATCTGATTAATCAGATACACGACGTCCCTGAAGCAGAATACTGCCAGAAACCTCAAATTCTGAAAAACGTTTATGGACAGAATCAACGTATGGCAGCAGGTTGAAAGTTGCATCAACAGCCCTCAGTCccctttttttaatataaaatctgaaaacaactgcaattaaaatatttgttctgACAGCTAGAATATTCTCAGACAAAAAGAGGGAgggacaaatacaaaaaatgtttgacTTCCTCCACACGCCAATGACACAGGAAGCTGCAGCACAGTCTGGGTGACGGCCAAGCAGGGCTGCTCGGATGGCCGCGGACCTCACGCTAACCCCGGCAAGCACACGCTGCCTACCGCTCTTGTCCATGATAGTGAAGATGGCTCCTCCTCCCAGCCCCATGCTCTGAGGATTCACCAGAGATGTGCAAAACAGCGCAGCGATGGCAGCATCCACAGCAGAGCCCCCTTGCTGAAGTATGgccctgagaacacacacacacacacacacacccctgctaaAACATCTCTCCGAgagcgcatgcacacgcacacacaaaccccataTCCTGGAAAGACCACTTATAAAACAGAAGGACATGGACTCCCCTGATGGGTAAAGACACTCATCGACTGGAGGAAACAGTTCTGTGCTTAGGAACTCACTGTTCTTATAAATATTACAGCAGACGCTTGGAGGATGCACCCCATGAGCTCATATAGTGGAGCCATGGCCTGCTGGGGAGGAACCAACTATGcacttgtgttcatttttattccCTTTCCATTTTCGTAAATCACCCACGTGACTCAGACTGCGCCCCCTCTACAAGCCAGAGGGGAAAAGCTTATGAGTGACCAGTAGGGGTTGCTGGTGAGACCAGACACTGTGGTCACTTGTGACAGAACTGGTGACCAGGCAAAGGCTGCTTTAATAACTGTTCATCTTTATAATAGTGGCTTATATTTTTTGGTTTAgctcaaaataaaaacaaaaatatcaatTTACCCACATCTGAATGCAGACCTGGATTTACTTCTGCACTACATCGTCACAACTACTAATCACCAGTCAGTCAATCACCAGATTGGATttcatgttaaatatatatagaaataataaaatatacaatagtgtgtgtgttaaaacagTTGTCAAAACAGGCTAGAGGTCAGTGGATCTCCGCTGAGTGTTTGAAGCAGCCTTGGAAAGAGGCAGGCAGCTGCATGCAGCACCAGCGTTACTTACTCTGAAAGGCCCGCAACACACAGGAGACGAGACATGTAAAACAATAAGCAAAAACCATTATCAAGTACAGAGTGCAGTGgggacatgcagacatgcacattaCAGAGCAGCTCATTTTAAGACCAAGACACAGAGATCGAACCACACATTATAGAAACAAAGGACGCCTCTGTCCCCTTACGCATTCACCCAGAAGACTGCATGACAGAGTTTAAGAGCTCAGAACTGCACAGGTGTGAGTTACTCACAGCTAATTTTCCATTGCCTGAGTACAGCTGAAGTTCCTGGCATTAGTGCCAAAACTTCCAACAAGACCAGCCATGTTTACTTACTACAAAGATCTGCATTACTGAAAACCTTCATACCAGGTTagctgtgtttttttatatacattttaaaatttacacctttttttttttaaatatatatattgtttaagCATGCTCTACTTGTGTATCAGATCTCTGTACTCATCCTACCAGCTGGCTAATGCCTTGGAGTTGTGCAAAGTCTTCATGGGATTAAGAACTGGTGTTTGGAGGACATGCTGGGCTTgacacccctaaccctaacccccagTCAACATCCTGCACTCCCCACTGAGCCCTCCAACATGGTTCTCACAGGACATTCCTCTACTCATTATGCATGCGACTCTCAGCACTGTTTGGACAGGGTGAGGTCCAGACGAGTGCCAGTGTAACTTCATATCTCCACACGTCCTGGTCTaatgttagatttttttatttttatttttttttttgccccctcATGGGACTCTGATAGCATCTCCCATCCAGAGAAACATTTCCTGCTACCCCAGAGTTCAGTCACCCCTCatgtaaatgtgcacacacacaaagtatataAACTATTGTTATTTGATGTCATGACTTCAGTTTCTGAGAAGTTTGCACACACTAGTAGTTAAACCTTCTGTCCTTCTGCGCTTCGATAAACGCTCATGTTTGAAAGCCAGCCAGCTACTTCCTTTCAACATGCTGGATTTCCCCTGAATGAGGAATGCTCCCCCTCTCTTCACCCCTCAACATACTTAACGAGTGTGAAACTCTCCTCTAGATTCTAGATAAAGAAACATGACAGGACATTTTAGTTGTGCATTTGAAAATATGGCCCCTGCCCAAGCACTTTACTGCTGAGACTACAGAAGGACCACATGTAGAAACAGATCCTAAGATATGTGCATCACAGGGTAGAATGTTCAGGCACATTTACACTTCCTCCAATCTCTACCCCTCTCCACCACCGACAGAGTAAAGAGAACAAAGGGAAGGTCAGTAAGCCATCACGATGACCTTCCTCTCTTCATACATCCTGACTAATGAGGAAGACCAAAGTTGAGGGGTCCTCCCTAACAGAAGAAGCTTCAGATACATTGATTACAGCATTCTtgtaatttcatttattcaaaatgtttagACTGAAAGGGTTATTATATGCAACTTTGTTGGGTGTCAAAAGCTCACAAATATCACTGGTTGTCACAATGGCCTTAGCCAGGTAAGACAAAGTACTAACTTATACTGAACATGAACTGACTTTTTACTGATCAAATGACAGCTGTCCATAACGCAAGACGGACAcaagaaacttgagaaaacAGAGCAAGGAAACGCCGCGTTTGCCCGACATCCAGGAAATGGCACACGAGCGTTTCTGGTCCTTTGTGACTCGGCTCATCTCTTTAAGAGGCGCGAGATCCTGTATCCGAGCCTTCATGCACCCATTTACCGCCACGCACGAGGAGCCGCGGAACGGAAGAGGCTACATGAAAGAAAAGGATCATATTGGGTACAACACTAGGCTGGACAGAAGAATTGTGTCCTGGCGAGGTTCAGACGTAGCAGTCACCAAGAGAAATGGTTTCAGGTTAAAGCGAACCTTTCCTCACCTCTGTTCGCACGCTCCCACACGCGCATGTCAGCGCGCGGTACCGATGCTGGCGAGGCAGCTCCGACACCTCATACTTTAAATGGATTATGTGTCATATAACGATACTGAGATCGTGGACACTTGTGTCGTTAGATACTGGCCTTTCTTTACAGCACACACAATGAAGGTTCGGCCATCAGAGTCAATAAAATCTTTAACGTGCTGCATTATGCTCATCATGGACGCATTTGTACAATTTTCATTTGTACATTCAGTAAATTGCATTACATTAGTGACAGACTTTATCAAAAGCagacaataaaaacagcagcaccAAACCTGGCTGAGAGACAGTAACGGACACGCGTCAGGGCCATACCTTCCTATATCCGAGCACCTCCGCGAGTCCGCCGCGACCGCGTAGCGAGTAAACTGTCCCGCGGAGCATCTCCACGCGCTCAGCACTGCAAGAAAGAGGCAAACCACTGCCGCTATGCAGACCACCAAGACGCCCGAAATGCACGCGAGTCTGGACTTTGACTTTCGCATGACTCGTCGAGAGTGTAACAGTCAATGCCACGAGCTCGCAAGCGTCAAAGCTCGAGCCTAaggttttctcctcccctctccgaAAGGAAAAAAGTGATGGAGCATGAGCTGTTATTGATCCACTTACAAGGTTAGCAGGTTTAACTCAAAACCCGTAAATATGCTTCATACGACAAGAGAAGAGCGCCTTTCACCTGTCCGTACACTAACGCTAACCTCCAGAACAAGTCGCGCGTGGGTCATAACAGAACCTCCTTTTAGAAGCTGCGCTCTGCCCGTGTAACGCGGCGCGGTGAGCTGTGCGCGCTCTAACTTAAGACCGACGTTAATCAGCTTCAGGTGTGTTAAAACAGGAAAGACGAAGCGGCGGTAAGTCGGAGACCCCCGACTGTGCACTGGTTCGCACAAACATCCAAACGTTCAGTGATATTCTGATATATACTTGAAGTCAGGTAGTTTGGGACACGTTTTCGTAAGCCGCTCAGATGATCACCTGCTCGATTTCTATGATGAAACCTTCAAACAACGAGACGCGTATCTCacttaaaatagaaaaagataaaatgggacagaatgtttcagtttaaaatacaCCACAGTGGTAGTTAATTATAGAACAACTGTATGTAATTGTATTTTACcctttagatttatttattttcaatacaTAATGAAAGTTTTAATACAACTTTCATCACAATCGTATTTAATTGTattacatgcatgcatttgaaAATCTGAACATGTACAAAAATTTAAGCCTGAAGAAGtattagaaaatgtaaacaataagcAATAAACCCGTTCATAATTTACTTTTAACACAGTCCTTGCAAATGTAACCTTTATCTTCCAATTGTCTCCAGTGCTATCGTCTTCCCCACAACTCATGGAACCATGCATCACATTTAAGGCAACAGATCCAGTCTTCTGTGACCTTGGACCTGGGGGTGATATCAGAACCTCACTAGGTTAGCCTGTCTATGACGGGTGATATCAGAACCTCACTAGGTTAGCCTGTCTATGACGGGTGATATCAGAACCTCACTACGTTAGCCTGTCTATGACGGGTGACATCAGAACCTCACTACGTTAGCCTGTCTATGACGGGTGACATCAGAACCTCACTACGTTAGCCTGTCTATGACGGGTGACATCAGAACCTCACTACGTTAGCCTGTCTATGACGGGTGATATCAGAACATCACTACGTTAGCCTGTCTATGATGGGTGATATCAGAACCTCACTACGTTAGCCTGTCTATGAGGGATTTGGCATGAAATGACCAACCTCAGACAGTAACGACTGCTCATGGCCCTTCTTAGGACCGCACAGGCATGTGTTCTCCATCTCATGGACCATGACTTCCCACCTGCTTGGAGCAGAACTGGTCTCCCAGCCCTGACTCATCACAGTTCCAAAGATGAGATGGAATATCTACAACGTTCAGGTAATTGAGCCGAACTTTGTATGCTTGGAACTGTTTGTCCACTACCTCAGGATTCATTGCTACAGCCCTTGCTGTTGAGAGAGCTTCTGGCTTTTTTATACTGAGGTCAGGGTTTCTTTTCATCAAATTTTGGAGCCAGTAGTAACCAGCTATCTTCTTAGCTTCTGAAAAGTCAGGTATGCCATTGGCTTTGGAATAGTGGAAAGTAAAGTTCTGAATGTCCTTTTTGGTCTCTCTGAGACAGCATCTTTGCAATGCTTGTGAGCTCTATCTCAGCTTCCTCTGGCAAATCAGGTTTTCTACCAAAGTCGTATTCAGAGGCTCTTACTCTGCCCTTCACACCCTTTTCTAACATGGACATGGTACatttcatgcttttgtttgggTTTCTGTCCTGCTGCCATCATCTCCTTATACTCATTTAACACACTTTTacttcctgcctctctccattGACTAGACCTTCCTCTACCTTTATGCCatctttgtcttttctctgctgttttgcATCCTGTCTCCATGGGTCCCTGCTCACGTCCTGTCTTCTTCAGACcctgcctgctgtctgtcttcttGATGCCATAATGACTGTGAtggttaatttttaaaatgttaaatgtgttaggCTTTTCCCCCCAATAACAATAAAAGCTTGCTTCTCTTTAATTGGATTCCTCCCTACCAGGGTCTGTGAACAGATATAtacgtgtgcatttgtgtgcagtgtgtgagtgtgagtgagagagaaaatatgaatgCACATGACAGTGTTTATGTGAGACCAAATGTTAAGGTAACCGAGGTGGTTGTGGAGGGTTAAGCTATTGTGGGGGCATCGTGAGTGACATAGACACACTGCATGGGCAATAACATTGTTCAGAGTGACAACATTACAAAAACGCCTTTAATATAACAGGAGAATAAAAAATAGCAGAATGATTCATGATTTTTGGCACCTGTTATTATAGAAAGACGTCCCAATTTAGCCAAAAATTTCCCCCCATTTTATCTAACATGTTCAGGTAAAATGGGACAGTCACTCAAAACActttgccaaaaaaaagaaagaaacaatgaaacTGATTCATGTATCCAGCTCATAGCAAACTCACACCACATATCTAAGCGCTCTCTGTGTTAATATTGACAAGGGAGACAAGCATAGCCCATAAGGGAGCTCAGCCTGGACACACAGCGTCTGTGTGGAGCGGGTACATCACCCAGCTGGGAGAGACTGCGAACAAGACTTCTACAAAGGTTCCCCCTCTGCAAAGCTGTAGGGGTATTTAAGATTAACACAAACAAAGGTTAACTTGTCCTCTCAGGACTGAAGGTCTCCTTGTTACACAGAATGAATTATTTGGAATAAAGTTCATTcttgagttttaaaaaatttttgttttcttcacatCTCCTGGTCCTACCTGGAGAAGATCTCCTACCTGGAGAAGATCATGTCACGATGTGAGACAAGGATCCATGTGTTAGGCATCAGTGATTTTTAATAAAAGGTATCAGTACACAAGGGTGGATTACAGCAGAACAAAGACAAGCACAGTCTGAGTAACCAGGAAGGGAAAGAAACTGCACCAAAACAAGCAGACATAAGGACACCACTGGAGAGGCAGGTAGCAAGGCAGGGAAGAGTGGTCAAAGACGGAAGCTAAATGGAATGGTGTTCCGAGTGAGAGGTTGAGGTAAACACATGAGGAAGATGTCACGTCTCTGTGGGTTCAATAACAGTACCAGATTATGTGTTTTAGTAACAGCGAAACTGTAATGcttaatattgtgtgtgtgtgtgtgtgtgtaggaataaATGTGTCCTTGTTGTAATAAAATCATTCTGTAAATTGAGGATGATTGTGTTTATTATGTTCAGGACTGTCCATGCTAACCTAATCTCACGCTTGAACACTCTGTTCTCCCCACGACCTCAACCGTTGCTTCTTGTCGTTGTACGATTTCCCCAGAATGTACGATAACCAGTAGCAGCTGGTTGAACTCCAGAAGTTCCCAACCAGCTCCTCtcatcacct from Electrophorus electricus isolate fEleEle1 chromosome 17, fEleEle1.pri, whole genome shotgun sequence carries:
- the ggt5b gene encoding glutathione hydrolase 5 proenzyme isoform X1, whose amino-acid sequence is MRKSKSRLACISGVLVVCIAAVVCLFLAVLSAWRCSAGQFTRYAVAADSRRCSDIGRAILQQGGSAVDAAIAALFCTSLVNPQSMGLGGGAIFTIMDKSGKVTVISSRETVPKHFKQDLLKNCPTGFKLLPGSEWIGVPGEMKGYAKAHMLYGKLPWAQLVEPSVKLARDGFPMPEYLGQLLQYSLIKSLVENTSLCEVLCRNKTVLRPGDTLRYPKLAETLETIARHGAEAFYTGKIAHDLISDIEGAGGSLSLEDLSSFQVRVTNSQAVPLGDYTMHVPPLPAGGALLSFILNIMKGFNLMPASIHGKHKNLTLHRYIEAAKFANGQRRKIRDPSYHSENVAYLFETSFADRVRALISSESTHPASYYNVTPGADHLGTTHVSVLAEDGSAVSVTSTINHIFGSAVYSRRTGIIMNNELADFCGRADSLAAGEQPPSSMAPAILYTKDREKILVIGGSGGSMITTAMAMSILNHLWFGMSLEDAIKSKVVFVNSKNSVIFEQGFDQGLINFMSSLGHAVQSADFVLNVVNAVARERGCISAFSDARKEGCSAGY
- the ggt5b gene encoding glutathione hydrolase 5 proenzyme isoform X2, giving the protein MRKSKSRLACISGVLVVCIAAVVCLFLAVLSAWRCSAGQFTRYAVAADSRRCSDIGRAILQQGGSAVDAAIAALFCTSLVNPQSMGLGGGAIFTIMDKSGKVTVISSRETVPKHFKQDLLKNCPTGFKLLPGSEWIGVPGEMKGYAKAHMLYGKLPWAQLVEPSVKLARDGFPMPEYLGQLLQYSLIKSLVENTSLCEVLCRNKTVLRPGDTLRYPKLAETLETIARHGAEAFYTGKIAHDLISDIEGAGGSLSLEDLSSFQVRVTNSQAVPLGDYTMHVPPLPAGGALLSFILNIMKGFNLMPASIHGKHKNLTLHRYIEAAKFANGQRRKIRDPSYHSENVAYLFETSFADRVRALISSESTHPASYYNVTPGADHLGTTHVSVLAEDGSAVSVTSTINHIFGSAVYSRRTGIIMNNELADFCGRADSLAAGEQPPSSMAPAILYTKDREKILVIGGSGGSMITTAMAMGLINFMSSLGHAVQSADFVLNVVNAVARERGCISAFSDARKEGCSAGY